One window of the Periophthalmus magnuspinnatus isolate fPerMag1 chromosome 6, fPerMag1.2.pri, whole genome shotgun sequence genome contains the following:
- the fbxl22 gene encoding F-box and leucine-rich protein 22, which translates to MLLTELNQHCLVHLFSFLDKESRSRLSRTCLRLKKVFEEPCLWTRLQFSSPTQLRRGDFILSPSLRFLTISWFSIRVQQVCNIEDWLKSSFQKDMCSQHDGLVRDFLQRVYQMCPHLLELSLSGCAHISDQDVLCVLKSCPKLRCLHLENCVRITDAALEGLLTYGTSLQEVRVDFCRNISQSALQRVRQSRPALRLRAERSGCMIPDSKPADREDIRRTLQKVLLFS; encoded by the exons ATGCTCCTCACTGAACTCAACCAGCACTGCCTCGTGcacctcttctcctttctgGACAAAGAGAGCCGAAGCCGCCTGTCCCGAACCTGTCTGAGGCTTAAGAAGGTGTTTGAAGAGCCGTGTCTGTGGACTCGGCTCCAGTTCAGCTCTCCAACTCAGCTCAGAAGAGGTGACTTCATCCTAAGCCCGTCGCTGAGGTTTCTGACCATCAGCTGGTTCTCCATCAGGGTCCAGCAGGTTTGCAACATTGAGGACTGGCTCAAGAGCTCCTTCCAGAAGGACATGTGCAGCCAACACGACGGACTGGTCAGGGACTTTCTCCAGAGAGTCTATCAAAT GTGTCCTCACCTCCTTGAGCTGAGCCTGTCGGGCTGTGCCCACATCTCTGACCAAGACGTCCTGTGTGTGCTCAAGAGCTGTCCCAAACTGCGCTGCCTTCATCTGGAGAATTGTGTGAGGATTACAGATGCTGCTCTGGAGGGTCTGCTGACCTACGGGACCAGCCTGCAGGAGGTCAGGGTGGACTTCTGCAGAAACATCTCCCAGAGTGCACTGCAACGAGTGAGGCAGAGCCGGCCCGCACTGAGGCTGAGAGCGGAGAGGAGCGGGTGTATGATCCCAGACAGTAAACCCGCAGACAGGGAGGACATCCGGAGGACTCTGCAGAAGGTCCTGCTGTTCTCCTGA